In a genomic window of Melanotaenia boesemani isolate fMelBoe1 chromosome 1, fMelBoe1.pri, whole genome shotgun sequence:
- the dkk3a gene encoding dickkopf-related protein 3a, giving the protein MKRSSLLLLALTAVCNGILPDIVDSGLNHILEERPELDRVFVEVEQLPEDPQQKPEDALPKANESINNHHNNLHVSHHNETASDNMIDDKSVHSSKEQETNNITTAVQASDLENNVDHGCITDEDCGKGKYCLSGTYNSKCQPCKETDVSCTKDVECCGDQLCVWGQCSQNATKGEAGSTCQYQTDCNPDLCCAFHQALFFAVCSAKPIERERCFGASNHLMELLSWDTQGEGPKKHCPCAGDLHCQHLGRGSMCLKGEDSSEEDLTDSLYSEIDYIL; this is encoded by the exons ATGAAGCGATCCTCGCTGCTACTTCTGGCCTTGACAGCAGTCTGCAATGGAATTCTCCCTGACATAGTAGATTCAGGGCTTAATCACATCCTGGAGGAAAGACCAGAGCTGGACCGCGTGTTTGTGGAAGTAGAGCAGCTGCCGGAGGATCCGCAGCAAAAGCCTGAGGACGCGCTTCCCAAA GCAAACGAGAGTATAAATAATCACCACAATAACCTTCATGTGAGTCATCACAATGAAACTGCATCTGATAACATGATTGATGATAAATCTGTCCACTCCTCGAAAGAGCAG GAGACAAACAACATTACTACAGCTGTGCAGGCCAGTGACCTGGAGAACAATGTTGATCAT GGATGTATAACTGATGAGGACTGTGGAAAGGGGAAGTACTGCCTTTCTGGCACATATAATTCCAAGTGCCAACCATGTAAAGAAACTGATGTG TCCTGCACTAAGGATGTAGAGTGCTGTGGTGaccagctgtgtgtgtggggtCAATGCAGCCAAAATGCAACTAAAGGAGAGGCTGGCAGCACTTGTCAATACCAGACTGATTGCAACCCAGATCTCTGCTGTGCTTTCCATCAAG cCCTGTTCTTTGCCGTTTGCTCGGCCAAGCCCATTGAGCGTGAGCGCTGCTTTGGTGCTTCCAACCACCTGATGGAGCTGTTGTCTTGGGACACACAGGGTGAGGGCCCCAAGAAACACTGCCCCTGTGCAGGAGATCTCCACTGCCAGCACCTGGG GCGAGGGTCGATGTGCCTTAAAGGAGAGGACTCCAGCGAAGAGGACTTGACAGACTCTCTATACTCAGAGATAGACTACATACTTTAG
- the usp47 gene encoding ubiquitin carboxyl-terminal hydrolase 47, translating to MEMVPSEENQFVPKEIQNAAEEPRVLCIIQDTTSAKTINERLTLNLPASTTLSKLYEDVAHKAGYVNGTFELAWGNTPDTVMAPLEHNSEMSLSDSGFEPGGKRNFLQLTDKDGEQPQIASDESGTADSSGLDDSSQERFIGPLPRDGSAGGSGDYSSPSYSYSSILSKSETGYVGLVNQAMTCYLNSLLQTLFMTPEFRNALYNWEFEESEEDPVTSIPYQLQRLFVLLQTSKKRAIETTDVTRSFGWDSSEAWQQHDVQELCRVMFDALEQKWKQTEQADLINQLYQGKLKDYVRCLECGYESWRIDTYLDIPLVIRPFGASQAYGSVEEALQAFIQPETLDGPNQYFCERCKKKCDARKGLRFLHFPYLLTLQLKRFDFDYTTMHRIKLNDRMTFPEELDMSPFIDVEDEKSPQTESCTDSGAENEGSCHSDQMSNDFSTDDCVDEGICLDSTSSTERALKPKNLLTFELFSVMVHSGSAAGGHYYACIKSFSDGQWYSFNDQHVSKITQDDIRKTYGGSSGSRGYYSSAFASSTNAYMLIYRLKDPSRNSKFLAVEDFPEHIKSLVQKEKESEEQEKRQREIERNTCKIKLFCMHPVKMMLESKLEVHKDKTLREATEMAYKLMELEGVVPLDCCRLVKYDEFHEYLERSYEGEEDTPMGLLLGGVKSSYMFDLLLETRRPEQVFQPYKPGEVMVKVHVVDLKSETIASPISVRAYLNQMITEFKQLIAQATGLSPETMRVVLERCYNDLRLLYVPNKTLKAEGFFRSNKVFVESSELMDHQVAFTDSLLWKLLDRHGNTIRLLVLLPEQSPGTLANRTLCQKVGEDSDGPFDGSKGSRKSVEAILEESTEKLKNLSLQQQQQGSSTSDSQKSSDASDFEHIESPTQEVDSNSSLCVAADNRELENRIRATPGGGGGSASDIENQVVCEERSDSEVNNDRSTSSVDSDILSSSHSSDTLCNADSGPIQLANGLDSHSITSSRRSKAHEGKKETWDTAEEDSGTDSEYDDNGKSKAEAQYHYFRAEPYSQDDASWDTQKCLVVHVDKRITLAAFKQNLEPYVGVTSTQFKVFRVYANNQEFESVRLNETLSSFSDDNKITIRLGRALKKGEYRVKVYQLLVNEPEPCKFLVDTVFAKGMTVRQSKEELLPQLKEQCKLDLSIDRVRLRKKTWKNPGTVFLDYHVYEEDISISSNWEVFLEVLNEPEKMKSMSQLAVLTRRWSPGTMKLGPFEEVILESSSVEELKEKLSEISGIPLENLDFAKGRGTFPCDISVLEIHQDLDWNPKVSTLNVWPLYICDDGAVVFYRDSREEPRELSEDERNELMKKESSRLLKTGHRVSYSPRKEKALKIYLDGGPVKDPGQD from the exons ATACAGAATGCCGCTGAAGAGCCCAGAGTTCTGTGCATAATTCAGGACACCACCAGTGCGAAGACAATCAATGAAAGGCTAACTCTCAACTTGCCTGCTTCCACTACGCTTTCCAAACTTTACGAGGATGTTGCCCACAAAGCTGGATATGTGAATGGCACCTTTGAGCTTGCTTGGGGAAATACTCCGGACACGGTGATG GCACCATTGGAACATAACAGCGAGATGTCCCTCTCTGATTCTGGCTTTGAGCCTGGTGGTAAGAGGAATTTCCTCCAGCTTACTGACAAAGATGGAGAGCAGCCCCAGATTGCATCA GATGAGTCAGGAACAGCAGATAGCAGTGGACTGGATGACAGCTCCCAGGAGCGATTTATCGGGCCTCTACCAAGAGATGGCAGTGCAGGTGGCAGTGGTGACTACAGCAGTCCATCGTACTCTTACTCATCTATCCTCAGTAAATCTGAGACAG GTTATGTAGGTTTGGTTAACCAAGCAATGACCTGCTATTTGAACAGCCTCCTGCAGACGTTGTTTATGACTCCAGAATTCAGAAATGCGCTCTACAA CTGGGAGTTTGAGGAGTCAGAAGAGGATCCAGTCACCAGTATTCCCTATCAGCTGCAAAGGCTGTTTGTGCTTCTGCAAACTAGTAAGAAAAGGGCCATTGAGACCACTGATGTGACACGGAGCTTTGGTTGGGATAGCAGTGAGG CTTGGCAACAGCATGACGTCCAGGAGCTGTGCAGGGTCATGTTTGATGCCCTAGAGCAGAAGTGGAAGCAGACAGAACAG GCTGATCTGATCAACCAGCTGTACCAAGGGAAGCTGAAGGATTATGTGCGTTGTTTGGAATGTGGCTATGAGAGCTGGAGAATCGATACTTATCTGGACATCCCTCTTGTGATCAGACCCTTTGGAGCCAGCCAAGCCTACGGGAGTGTG GAGGAGGCTTTGCAGGCATTCATCCAGCCAGAAACTCTGGATGGACCCAACCAATACTTTTGTGAACGCTGCAAAAAGAAATGTGATGCCCGAAAG GGTCTGAGGTTTCTGCACTTTCCCTACCTGCTGACATTACAGCTGAAAAGGTTTGATTTTGATTACACCACTATGCATCGCATCAAGCTTAATGACCGCATGACTTTCCCAGAGGAGCTTGACATGAGCCCATTCATTGATGTGGAAGATGAG AAGTCACCTCAGACAGAAAGCTGCACTGATAGTGGAGCAGAGAATGAAGGCAGTTGCCACAGCGACCAAATGAGCAATGATTTTTCCACTGATGACTGTGTGGATGAGGGCATTTGTTTGGACAGCACCAGCAGCACAGAGAGGGCGTTGAAGCCAAAG AACTTGTTGACCTTTGAGCTTTTCTCTGTCATGGTCCATTCGGGGAGTGCTGCTGGTGGCCACTACTATGCCTGCATCAAATCCTTCAGTGATGGCCAGTGGTACAGTTTCAATGATCAACACGTTAGCAAG ATCACCCAGGATGATATCAGGAAGACATATGGGGGGTCCTCAGGGAGCAGAGGCTATTATTCCAGTGCCTTTGCAAG CTCTACAAATGCTTATATGCTGATTTATAGACTGAAAGACCCCTCAAGGAATTCAA AATTTTTAGCTGTGGAAGACTTTCCAGAGCACATAAAAAGTTTGgttcagaaagagaaagagtcTGAAGAGCAAGAAAAGCGCCAGAGGGAGATTGAGCGCAACACATGCAAG ATCAAACTTTTCTGCATGCATCCtgtgaagatgatgctggagaGCAAGTTGGAAGTGCACAAAGACAAAACTCTAAGAGAAGCAACAGAAATGGCGTACAAG CTGATGGAGCTGGAGGGAGTCGTCCCTCTCGACTGCTGCCGCTTGGTAAAGTATGATGAGTTCCATGAGTACCTGGAGCGATCATACGAAGGTGAGGAGGACACACCGATGGGCCTCCTCCTTGGAGGTGTCAAGTCCTCATACATGTTTGACTTGCTGCTTGAGACACGTAGACCAGAGcaagttttccagccttacaagCCTGGAG aGGTGATGGTGAAGGTTCACGTTGTTGATCTGAAGAGTGAGACCATCGCCTCTCCAATCAGTGTTCGAGCGTACTTGAACCAGATGATCACTGAATTCAAACAGCTTATTGCACAG GCAACAGGCCTATCTCCAGAAACCATGCGAGTGGTCTTGGAGCGATGCTATAATGACCTCAGGCTTCTGTATGTTCCAAACAAAACACTCAAAGCTGAGGGATTCTTCAGGAGTAACAAG GTTTTTGTAGAGAGCTCTGAATTGATGGATCATCAGGTTGCTTTCACTGACTCACTCTTGTGGAAACTGTTGGATCGTCACGGAAACACTATCCGTCTATTAGTCTTACTGCCAGAGCAGTCTCCTGGTACCTTGGCCAACAGAACTCTTTGCCAAAAAGTAGGAGAGGACTCTGATGGGCCCTTTGATGGGTCAAAGGGTAGCAGGAAATCTGTTGAGGCTATCCTGGAGGAGAGCACAGAGAAGTTAAAGAACCTGtctttgcagcagcagcagcaggggtCAAGCACTAGTGACAGTCAGAAAAGCTCTGACGCCAGCGACTTCGAACATATCGAATCTCCAACCCAGGAGGTTGACTCAAACTCTTCCCTCTGCGTGGCTGCAGACAACAGAGAGTTGGAGAACCGGATCAGGGCCACACCCGGGGGTGGTGGTGGTTCTGCCTCTGATATTGAGAACCAAGTTGTCTGTGAGGAGCGGTCGGACTCTGAGGTGAACAATGACCGCAGCACCAGCTCAGTGGACAGTGACATCTTGAGCTCCAGCCATAGTAGTGACACACTGTGTAATGCAGACAGCGGCCCCATCCAGCTGGCCAACGGCCTGGATTCACACAGCATCACAAGTAGCCGGCGATCCAAAGCCCATGAGGGCAAAAAAGAGACTTGGGACACTGCTGAGGAGGACTCTGGAACAGACAGCGAATATGACGACAATGGAAAGAGCAAGGCTGAAGCTCAATACCATTACTTCAGAGCAGAGCCTTATTCTCAGGATGATGCTTCATGGGATACACAAAAAT GTTTAGTGGTTCATGTGGACAAGAGAATAACATTGGCAGCATTCAAACAGAACCTGGAACCGTATGTAGGAGTAACCTCGACCCAGTTCAAGGTGTTTCGGGTGTATGCCAACAACCAGGAGTTTGAGAGCGTACGGCTCAATGAAACACTCTCATCGTTCTCAGATGATAACAAG ataactATTCGACTAGGAAGAGCACTGAAAAAGGGTGAATACAGAGTTAAGGTGTATCAGCTACTGGTGAATGAACCAGAG CCCTGCAAGTTCCTTGTGGACACGGTGTTTGCCAAGGGTATGACTGTCAGACAGTCCAAAGAAGAGCTGCTTCCCCAGTTGAAAGAGCAGTGCAAGCTTGATCTCAGCATTGACAG GGTTCGTCTCAGGAAAAAGACATGGAAGAATCCAGGCACTGTGTTTCTGGACTACCATGTCTATGAGGAGGACATTAGCATTTCCTCCAACTGGGAAGTTTTCCTCGAAGTCCTCAATG AACCAGAGAAAATGAAATCCATGTCTCAGCTGGCTGTTCTGACTCGGAGGTGGAGTCCAGGTACAATGAAACTGGGACCCTTTGAGGAGGTGATTCTGGAGAGCAGCAGTGTAGAAGAACTCAAGGAGAAG ctCAGTGAAATTAGTGGTATTCCTCTTGAGAATCTGGATTTTGCAAAG GGTAGAGGAACTTTTCCGTGCGATATTTCCGTGTTGGAGATCCATCAGGATTTAGACTGGAACCCTAAGGTGTCAACGCTTAATGTGTGGCCTCTTTACATCTGTGATGATGGCGCTGTGGTCTTCTACAG GGACAGCAGAGAGGAACCTCGGGAGCTGTCTGAGGATGAGCGCAATGAGCTCATGAAGAAGGAGAGCAGCCGTCTGCTAAAGACCGGTCACCGTGTCAGCTACTCTCCTCGCAAAGAAAAGGCTCTCAAGATCTACCTGGACGGTGGCCCTGTGAAAGACCCAGGGCAGGACTGA